The stretch of DNA GGCGACGGGCACCACGCGAACTTCTTCTATATTCTCGTCAGCGCCGGGCTAGGCGGTGGAGTAGTGATCGACGGCGCCTATTACCGCGGCGCAAACGCCCGCGGCGGGGAAATCGGGTTCCTGCCGCTCGCCAATGATCCAACCAAGGTGCTGCAAGACGTAGTCTCCTTGTCGGCGTTGTCGAGCTATCTGGAGACTGCAGGACTGGACACGGCGGGCATGGATCCGACGCAACCGTTTCCCGTAGCGTTCGAGCCGCACGTCGCCGCGTGGCTCGAGGACGCATCGGACGCGCTTGTGCCAGCGCTGACGGCCGTGAACTGTCTAGTCAATCCGGCGATTGTGCTCGTTGGCGGGCGGCTGCCGGACGATATCCTCGATCAGCTTGCTGCGGACACTTACCGGAAACTGCGAGCGGCAGCACCCAATATCCCCATAATTGCGCCGATCGTTCGTGCCAGTCTCTCGCGAGATAGTCCGGCAATAGGCGCAGCGATCCTGCCTTTTCTCGACCGCATCCTGCCGTCGGACGGAATCCTCATCAAGACGCAATCTGCGTAGCCAAGCGAATGATCAGACGGATTACTTTAGAGAGGAAGTGTTTTTGCAAAAGCTGGCGCATCTAGCTGTACTTGCCCTGCTGCCGTTTGCCGTCGGCGTCGCGCGTGCGCAGGATCAGTTTGTCGATCCGAACACGCTGCGTCCGTCGTTGGACCCAAACCGCAAGGCCAATGGGTTGGCACCAACGCCGCAGATGGGATGGAACAGCTGGAACAAGTTCGGCTGTAACATCGATGAGAAGACGGTGCGTCGCATCGCCGACACCATGGCAACGAATGGAATGCGCGATGCAGGGTACGAGTATGTCGTAATAGACGACTGCTGGCACGGTGAACGCGATGCCAACGGCTTCATTACCGAAAGTCGAGAGAAGTTTCCGTCGGGCATGAAGGCACTGGCCGATTACGTCCATGCTCGCGGCCTCAAATTCGGGATATACTCCGATGCCGGCGCTAAGACGTGTGGCGGCAAGCCCGGCAGCCTTGGACATGAATATCAGGACGCGCTTACATACGCGCGGTGGGGCGTAGACTATCTGAAATATGACTGGTGCTCGACTGGCACGTTGAACGCTGAAAGCGCCTACGCGCTAATGTCGGATGCCCTCAAAGCCGCGGGACGACCCGTGCTTCTCGCGATGTGCGAATGGGGCAATAATCGCCCTTGGGAATGGGGCAAGAAGATCGGCAACTCATGGCGCACGACCAGCGATATCCGCGATGCCTGGAAGGGGCGGGACAAATGGTCGATCGGTATGGTCGACATCGTAGACGCGAACGAGCCGCTTTATCCGTACGCCGGGCCTGGCCACTGGAACGATGCCGACATGCTCGAGGTCGGCAACGGCGGAATGTCCGATACCGAGTACCGCTCCCATTTCAGTCTGTGGGCTATGATGGCTTCACCGCTGATTGCTGGCAACGATGTCACCAACATGAGCGCAGCGACGCGCACCATTTTGTTGAACAAGGAGGTAATCGCGGTTAGCCAAGACCCACTGGGTCAGCAGGGTCGTCGTGTACGCGATGATGGCGATCTAGAGGTCTGGTCGAAACCGTTAAGTGACGGAAGCCGGGCCGTGATACTATTCAACCGCTCCGACAGCCCTGCCAAGATTGAGGTTAATTGGCCAGAAATAGGTCTGACTCGCTCGGTACGTGCAGACGTACGCGACGTGTGGAGCCATCGGTCAATAGGCAAGATCTCTGATAGCTATGCCGCACTGGTGCCAGCGCATGGGGTGATCATGGTTAAGGTAACCCCCTGATCGCACCATCAGATTGTACTACGCTTTGTCGGTCAGACGAACGCCGGATGCGAGTTTGCGACGAACCTCCCGTTCGAGAGGTTGCGTTAAGCCGAGCAGCGAAGCTGTTACTTTGCCATTTTATCAGCGTTCCTGGGCAGTTACGAACCATGGATGAACGTGCGAACTTGGGAAGCGCGAGAAGGACGCTGAGCGTCCGCTTATGGGTCCGCTCAGACCTCGGTGCGTCCGGCCAATTCCAAAGCGTCTTCCACGTCAACGCCCAAGTAGCGCACCGTGCTGTCGATCTTGGCATGGCCGAGAAGGATCTGAACGGCGCGGAGGTTGTCAGTCGCCTTGTAGATGATCGATGCTTTCGTGCGCCGTAGCGAGTGCGTCCCATAGTCCTGCGTCGGAAGGCCGATGCCGACGACCCACTCGTGCACAAGGCGGGTAACTTGCCGCGTGCTCATGTGGTCCATGTAGTCGTTGTGGACTTGCCCCGATAAAGTGGAGAGGCATTTGCTCAGCGTGACGCAGTTCGTTCGAACTGGGCGGGGCTGATGTAGTCGAGCGCGGAGTGGCGCCGGACGGGGTTGTAGAAGCCGTCGATATAGCGGGCAATGGCCTGTGCGGCTTCGTCGCGGGTATAGAAGACGGTGCGCCAGACGAGCTCGGATTTGATCGTCTTGAAGAACGTCTCGACCATCGCATTATCGTAGCAATTTCCCTTTCCCGACATGGAGATACGGATGCCGTGGCGGCGCAGCTCGGCCTGGTAATCCACCGAACAATATTGACTGCCGCGGTCCGAGTGATGGATGAGCCCTTCAGGCGGACGCCGCATGACGAGGGCCTTGCGCAGCGCGGCGAGCGCCAGATCACGGTGCAGCCGGTCGCCGACGGCCCAACCGATCACACGTCGGGAGAAGAGGTCGATGACCACGGCCAGATAGAGCCATCCCTCCCGCGTCCAGACATACGAGATGTCCACGCCCCACTTCTGGTTGGGTGCCGTTGCAGTAAAATCCTGGTCGATGATATTCGGTGCGATCGGCCAGCTGTGCTCGCTGTCGGTCGTTCGTTTGAACCGGCGTTTCTGCCGGCCCCGTAGGCCGTTCTCACGCATCAGTCGCGCCGTGCGCCTGCGTCCGATGGCGAAGCCATCATCCTGCAACTCGCGTGTCATACGCGGGCTGCCATAGGTGCCGTTCGACAGCGCGAACGCAGAACGGACATGCGCCAGCATCACCATATCGTCGCGTTGACGCCGACTGGCAGGTCGATCTTTCCACGCGAAATAGCCGCTCGGGCTGATGCCGAGCACTTGGCAAAGGCGGTGTACGGGGAAATCCTTCTTCGCCTGATCGACGAGCGCGAACCTCATCGACTTCCCTCCCGGGCGAAAAAAGCGGTCGCCCGCTTCAGTATGTCGCGCTCTTGTCGGAGGATCTCGTTCTCCCGCCGAAGGTGCTTCAACTCGGCAGCCATATCTGCCTGCGGCGCCTCGCCGGGCATCTCCATCAATCGATCACGACGACGGCCGATCCAGCGTACCAGCGTAGACAGGCCAACGCCCAGATCCTCCGCCACCGCACGCTGCGTACGCCCGCTGGT from Sphingomonas sp. HMP9 encodes:
- a CDS encoding glycoside hydrolase family 27 protein is translated as MFLQKLAHLAVLALLPFAVGVARAQDQFVDPNTLRPSLDPNRKANGLAPTPQMGWNSWNKFGCNIDEKTVRRIADTMATNGMRDAGYEYVVIDDCWHGERDANGFITESREKFPSGMKALADYVHARGLKFGIYSDAGAKTCGGKPGSLGHEYQDALTYARWGVDYLKYDWCSTGTLNAESAYALMSDALKAAGRPVLLAMCEWGNNRPWEWGKKIGNSWRTTSDIRDAWKGRDKWSIGMVDIVDANEPLYPYAGPGHWNDADMLEVGNGGMSDTEYRSHFSLWAMMASPLIAGNDVTNMSAATRTILLNKEVIAVSQDPLGQQGRRVRDDGDLEVWSKPLSDGSRAVILFNRSDSPAKIEVNWPEIGLTRSVRADVRDVWSHRSIGKISDSYAALVPAHGVIMVKVTP
- a CDS encoding IS3 family transposase (programmed frameshift) — encoded protein: MTKQRRFTKEFEDEAVRLVATSGRTQRAVAEDLGVGLSTLVRWIGRRRDRLMEMPGEAPQADMAAELKHLRRENEILRQERDILKRATGFFRPGGKSMRFALVDQAKKDFPVHRLCQVLGISPSGYFAWKDRPASRRQRDDMVMLAHVRSAFALSNGTYGSPRMTRELQDDGFAIGRRRTARLMRENGLRGRQKRRFKRTTDSEHSWPIAPNIIDQDFTATAPNQKWGVDISYVWTREGWLYLAVVIDLFSRRVIGWAVGDRLHRDLALAALRKALVMRRPPEGLIHHSDRGSQYCSVDYQAELRRHGIRISMSGKGNCYDNAMVETFFKTIKSELVWRTVFYTRDEAAQAIARYIDGFYNPVRRHSALDYISPAQFERTASR